The Fimbriimonas ginsengisoli Gsoil 348 genome window below encodes:
- a CDS encoding DinB family protein, translating into MAPSNIHSLAFVYKGWEGFNQSLISALDGLSSEHLAFRSSTEMRTVGEIFWHISAGRVDWFRRLPAPGSAELQKEIEARQAGGAPFDADELAEWLRRTWVMVDATLRQWSVEDLAATYPHGYQGTTYAVSRQWTIWRIMAHDIYHGGQLSELLAMQGVIPLELTILGGHLTVPAIVEPTDNV; encoded by the coding sequence GTGGCGCCCTCAAATATTCATTCGCTCGCGTTCGTTTACAAAGGCTGGGAAGGTTTCAACCAAAGCCTGATCTCGGCGCTCGACGGTTTATCGAGCGAACATCTAGCGTTCCGCTCGTCGACGGAAATGAGAACGGTGGGCGAGATCTTCTGGCACATCAGCGCCGGCCGCGTCGATTGGTTCCGGCGCCTCCCCGCCCCCGGCAGCGCAGAGCTTCAGAAGGAAATCGAAGCCCGGCAGGCCGGCGGAGCCCCGTTCGATGCGGACGAGCTGGCCGAGTGGCTTCGTCGAACCTGGGTGATGGTCGATGCGACGCTTAGGCAGTGGAGCGTCGAGGATCTAGCCGCGACGTACCCGCACGGATATCAGGGCACTACATACGCGGTTTCCCGCCAATGGACGATCTGGCGGATCATGGCCCACGATATCTACCACGGCGGCCAACTTAGCGAACTCCTCGCGATGCAAGGGGTGATTCCTTTGGAGCTCACCATTCTCGGGGGGCACCTTACCGTTCCGGCCATCGTCGAGCCGACCGATAATGTGTAG